One Fusobacterium ulcerans DNA segment encodes these proteins:
- a CDS encoding alpha/beta hydrolase: protein MKKSSLLSICKRAMIGMTLMTVGAGSVFAADISNGADNFYKSDKVTLQKVTFQNQYKMGVTGNLFVPKNMKQNTKNSAIIIGHPMGAVKEQSSNLYAQKLAEQGFVTLAIDLSFWGEREGQPRNAVSPDIYAEDFSAAVDFLGTHSFVDPNKIGALGICGSGSFAISAAKIDPRMKAIATVSMYDMGSANRNGLNHSLTLEQRKQFIADAAEQRYAEFNGGKTEYTSGTVHKIDENSSPIEKEFYDFYRTSRGEFTPEGATTETTTHPTLTSNIKFMNFYPFNDIETISPRPMLFITGDQAHSKEFSEDAYRRAAEPKELLIVPGAGHVDLYDRVDMIPFDKLGNFFKTNLK from the coding sequence ATGAAAAAATCATCATTATTATCAATTTGTAAAAGAGCAATGATTGGAATGACTTTAATGACTGTTGGAGCAGGAAGTGTTTTTGCTGCTGATATATCTAATGGAGCAGATAATTTTTATAAAAGCGATAAAGTAACTCTACAAAAAGTTACATTTCAAAACCAATATAAAATGGGAGTTACAGGTAATCTCTTTGTTCCTAAGAATATGAAACAAAATACTAAAAACTCGGCAATTATTATTGGACATCCAATGGGAGCAGTAAAAGAACAATCTTCTAATCTATATGCTCAAAAACTGGCAGAACAAGGATTCGTAACTCTTGCAATAGATTTATCTTTCTGGGGTGAAAGAGAGGGCCAGCCTCGTAATGCTGTATCACCAGATATCTATGCTGAAGATTTCAGTGCAGCAGTTGATTTTTTAGGAACTCATTCATTTGTTGACCCAAATAAGATTGGAGCTCTTGGTATCTGTGGAAGTGGAAGCTTTGCTATCAGTGCAGCAAAAATCGATCCTCGTATGAAAGCTATTGCCACAGTAAGTATGTATGACATGGGATCTGCTAATCGTAATGGACTTAATCATTCATTGACATTAGAGCAGCGTAAACAGTTTATTGCTGATGCTGCTGAACAACGTTATGCAGAATTTAATGGAGGAAAAACTGAGTACACAAGTGGTACTGTACATAAAATTGATGAAAACTCATCTCCAATAGAAAAAGAATTTTATGATTTTTACCGTACTTCACGTGGAGAATTTACTCCAGAAGGGGCTACTACTGAAACAACTACTCACCCAACACTTACAAGTAATATAAAATTCATGAACTTCTATCCATTTAATGATATTGAAACTATCTCTCCTCGTCCAATGTTATTTATCACTGGAGATCAGGCTCATTCAAAAGAATTTAGTGAAGATGCATACAGACGTGCAGCTGAACCAAAAGAATTACTTATTGTTCCTGGTGCTGGACATGTAGACTTATATGACCGTGTTGATATGATTCCTTTTGATAAATTAGGTAATTTCTTTAAGACAAATTTAAAATAA
- a CDS encoding glucosaminidase domain-containing protein, whose protein sequence is MRKKIFVLLIFLFSFTAFSGTTINESELKNKQFYLNKRIDFSAIQGNERKKLFIQTLVPIIENIEMEIKTEKEQVKKIIEKGVRTQEEKDILNNAFAKYKVKNMNTDELLNKMIVPPTSLIIAQASLESGWGTSNVAKKGNNLFGMKSFSKEQEKSVKVGKGTYYKKYNTIDDSVKDYIMTLARHGAYKQLRAAIVNGENSLKLVKHLNNYSEIREEYGRKLTTIIKANDLLEHDA, encoded by the coding sequence ATGAGAAAAAAAATATTTGTATTATTAATTTTTCTTTTTTCTTTTACTGCTTTTTCAGGAACTACAATAAACGAAAGTGAGCTAAAAAATAAACAGTTTTATCTAAATAAAAGAATTGATTTTAGTGCAATACAAGGAAATGAAAGAAAAAAATTATTCATACAAACACTTGTACCAATAATTGAAAACATAGAAATGGAGATAAAAACTGAAAAAGAGCAGGTAAAGAAAATAATAGAAAAAGGTGTAAGAACCCAAGAAGAAAAGGATATTTTAAATAATGCTTTTGCAAAATACAAAGTAAAAAACATGAATACTGATGAACTTTTGAATAAAATGATAGTTCCACCTACTTCATTGATAATAGCTCAAGCTTCATTAGAAAGCGGGTGGGGGACCTCAAACGTAGCTAAAAAAGGAAATAACCTTTTTGGAATGAAGTCTTTTTCAAAAGAACAGGAGAAAAGTGTCAAGGTAGGAAAAGGAACTTATTATAAAAAGTATAATACTATTGATGATTCTGTAAAGGATTATATAATGACATTAGCAAGACATGGAGCTTATAAACAACTTAGAGCTGCAATAGTTAATGGCGAAAATTCATTAAAGTTGGTAAAACACTTGAATAATTATTCTGAAATAAGAGAAGAGTACGGAAGAAAACTTACTACTATAATAAAAGCAAATGATTTATTAGAGCATGATGCCTAG
- a CDS encoding ABC transporter permease: MENKIKKFLVNNVVPIFMVIIILLSIPISGLSIEYLIQEIILRLSRNLFLVLSLLIPIIAGMGLNFGIVLGAMAGQIALIFITDWNVVGLQGFFLAVIITLPIAAFMGYIGGVVLNRAKGREMITSMILGFFINGVYQLLVLYGMGKVIPIRNEAILLSRGHGIRNAIDLKNIRRALDDGIVFNIGQYSIPVLTILAIVLLCLFIVWFRKTKLGQDMRAIGQDIEVSKSSGIAVDRTRILAIVISTILAGIGQLIFLQNIGTMNTYNSHEQIGMFAIAALLIGGATVSKASIPNALSGVILFHTMFVLAPRAGKELIGSAQIGEYFRVFVSYGIIALVLILHQWRREKEKEAERKRILEMNSSQVGGN, from the coding sequence GTGGAAAATAAAATCAAAAAATTCTTAGTAAATAATGTAGTTCCTATTTTTATGGTGATAATAATACTTCTGTCTATACCAATTTCTGGATTGAGTATAGAATATCTTATTCAGGAAATAATTCTGAGATTGTCTCGTAATCTTTTCCTTGTACTGTCTCTTTTGATACCTATAATAGCAGGAATGGGATTAAACTTTGGTATAGTACTGGGAGCAATGGCTGGACAGATAGCTCTTATATTTATAACTGATTGGAATGTAGTTGGGCTTCAGGGATTTTTTCTTGCAGTGATAATTACTCTTCCAATAGCAGCCTTTATGGGTTATATAGGTGGAGTTGTTTTAAATAGAGCAAAAGGTAGAGAAATGATTACTTCTATGATACTTGGATTTTTTATAAATGGAGTATATCAGCTTTTAGTTCTATATGGAATGGGAAAAGTTATCCCTATAAGAAATGAAGCTATACTTCTTTCAAGAGGACATGGAATAAGAAATGCAATAGATCTTAAAAATATAAGAAGAGCTTTAGATGATGGAATAGTTTTTAATATAGGACAATATTCTATTCCTGTATTAACTATCCTTGCTATAGTACTTTTATGCCTTTTTATAGTTTGGTTCAGAAAAACTAAACTTGGTCAGGATATGAGAGCAATAGGACAGGACATAGAAGTATCTAAATCTTCTGGAATTGCAGTTGACAGAACAAGGATATTAGCTATTGTTATTTCAACTATTCTTGCAGGGATAGGGCAACTAATATTTCTTCAAAATATTGGAACTATGAATACATATAACAGCCATGAGCAAATAGGAATGTTTGCTATTGCTGCTCTTTTAATAGGGGGAGCAACTGTATCTAAAGCCAGTATTCCAAATGCACTTAGTGGAGTAATCCTTTTTCATACTATGTTTGTTCTGGCTCCAAGAGCGGGAAAAGAACTTATTGGTTCAGCACAGATAGGAGAATATTTCAGAGTATTTGTATCTTATGGAATAATTGCTTTGGTTCTTATTCTTCATCAATGGAGAAGAGAGAAAGAAAAAGAGGCAGAAAGAAAAAGAATACTTGAAATGAATTCTAGTCAGGTAGGTGGTAACTAA
- a CDS encoding DUF6672 family protein produces the protein MKIVRNWIILIVVLVGIAAALFVSGKQHKVFIDNKKVGEYVAVDVSYSVNGEKAKKIRVNKKAMVYVKGPKHKLIIEFKDTTGKNVTLENEFKLTPTEDATIYLPLLINGEENWIKSDN, from the coding sequence ATGAAAATAGTTAGAAACTGGATAATTTTGATAGTTGTACTTGTAGGGATTGCTGCTGCTCTCTTTGTCAGTGGAAAACAGCATAAAGTTTTCATAGATAATAAAAAAGTTGGTGAATATGTAGCTGTAGATGTTTCATATTCTGTAAATGGAGAAAAAGCTAAAAAAATCAGAGTAAATAAAAAAGCTATGGTATATGTAAAAGGACCTAAACATAAATTAATTATTGAATTTAAAGACACTACTGGAAAAAATGTAACATTAGAAAATGAATTTAAACTTACACCAACTGAAGATGCAACTATTTATCTTCCTCTGTTGATAAACGGAGAAGAAAACTGGATAAAAAGCGACAATTAA
- a CDS encoding DUF362 domain-containing protein produces the protein MYVIDKDACIGCGACEGTCPVGAISSTDDGKYGISDSCVDCGACAGGCPVSAIAAE, from the coding sequence ATGTACGTAATAGATAAAGACGCTTGTATAGGATGCGGAGCTTGTGAAGGAACTTGTCCAGTAGGAGCAATATCATCAACTGATGATGGAAAATATGGAATATCAGATTCATGTGTTGACTGTGGAGCTTGTGCAGGTGGATGTCCTGTTTCTGCTATAGCAGCTGAGTAA
- a CDS encoding 1-deoxy-D-xylulose-5-phosphate synthase — translation MYLEKINSPKDLKEMNIEELKKLADEMRAALLNRLSKTGGHIGPNLGMVEAIIAMHYVFNSPVDKFVFDVSHQSYPHKMLTGRKDAYLYEEHFHDVSGYTNPEESEHDMFNVGHTSTSVSLASGLAKARDLKNDNENIVAVIGDGSLSGGEALEGLDFAGDLNSNFIVVVNDNDMSIAENHGGLYKNLKKLRESNGTHECNLFKAMGLDYIYENEGNNIENLIEVFTKVKDINHPIVVHINTQKGKGFKFAEENKENWHWNFPFDIETGKVSLSFGEDYGSITGEYLLNKMKKDPKVTAVVAGVPTNIGFTSEKRKEAGKQFIDVGIAEEHAVAMISGIAKNGCKPVFATYSSFIQRTYDQISQDLCINNNPATILVNGASIYSMNDVTHLGIFDIPLISNIPNIIYLAPTSKDEYLAMLDWSIEQTQYPVAIRIPSNDVISDNRHVDTDYSNINKYQMDVKGSKVAILALGDFYQLGEEVLREIEKELGFTPTLINPRYITGLDKEMLTELQNNHDIVITLEDGILNGGFGEKIASFYGTTDMKVKNYGFKKEFIDRYEVNEIMEENGITKEQIIKDILSCNL, via the coding sequence ATGTATTTAGAAAAAATAAACAGTCCAAAAGATTTAAAAGAAATGAATATTGAAGAATTAAAAAAACTGGCAGATGAAATGAGAGCTGCTCTGCTTAATAGATTGAGTAAAACTGGAGGACATATAGGACCAAATCTTGGAATGGTTGAGGCAATAATTGCTATGCACTATGTTTTCAACTCTCCAGTGGATAAATTTGTATTTGATGTATCTCATCAAAGCTATCCTCATAAAATGCTTACAGGAAGGAAAGATGCTTATCTATATGAAGAACATTTTCATGATGTTTCAGGTTATACAAATCCTGAGGAAAGTGAGCATGATATGTTTAATGTTGGTCACACTTCAACATCTGTCAGTCTGGCTTCAGGATTAGCAAAAGCAAGAGATTTAAAAAATGACAATGAAAATATTGTTGCAGTAATTGGAGACGGTTCTTTGAGTGGTGGAGAAGCATTAGAAGGGCTGGATTTTGCTGGAGATCTAAACAGTAACTTCATTGTTGTTGTCAATGACAATGATATGTCTATTGCTGAAAATCATGGAGGACTATACAAGAATCTAAAAAAACTAAGAGAAAGCAATGGAACTCATGAATGCAATCTCTTTAAAGCAATGGGATTAGACTATATCTATGAAAATGAAGGAAATAATATTGAAAACCTAATTGAAGTATTTACAAAGGTAAAAGATATCAATCACCCAATTGTAGTTCATATCAATACTCAAAAAGGTAAAGGATTTAAATTTGCTGAAGAGAATAAAGAAAACTGGCACTGGAACTTTCCATTTGATATAGAAACAGGAAAGGTATCTCTGTCTTTTGGTGAAGATTATGGTTCAATAACTGGAGAATATCTATTGAATAAAATGAAAAAAGATCCTAAAGTAACTGCTGTTGTTGCAGGAGTTCCAACTAATATTGGATTTACTTCTGAAAAAAGAAAAGAAGCAGGAAAACAGTTTATTGATGTTGGAATTGCTGAAGAACACGCTGTTGCCATGATTTCAGGAATTGCTAAAAATGGTTGTAAGCCGGTATTTGCTACATATTCAAGTTTTATTCAAAGAACATATGATCAAATATCACAAGATTTATGTATCAATAATAATCCTGCAACTATTCTGGTAAATGGAGCATCTATTTACAGCATGAACGATGTTACACACTTAGGTATTTTTGATATTCCATTGATTTCAAATATCCCTAATATTATTTATCTGGCACCTACTTCTAAAGATGAATATCTTGCCATGCTGGACTGGAGTATAGAACAAACTCAGTATCCTGTAGCTATTCGTATTCCAAGTAATGATGTCATATCAGATAATAGACATGTTGACACTGATTACAGTAATATTAACAAATATCAAATGGATGTAAAAGGAAGTAAAGTAGCAATATTAGCTTTAGGGGATTTTTATCAATTAGGAGAAGAGGTTTTAAGAGAAATAGAAAAAGAACTTGGATTTACACCAACATTAATTAATCCAAGATATATTACAGGACTTGATAAAGAAATGCTCACAGAACTTCAAAATAATCATGATATAGTTATCACTTTAGAAGATGGTATTTTAAATGGTGGATTTGGAGAAAAGATAGCATCTTTCTATGGAACAACAGATATGAAAGTTAAAAATTATGGATTCAAAAAAGAATTTATTGATAGATATGAGGTAAATGAAATTATGGAAGAAAATGGTATTACTAAAGAACAAATAATTAAAGATATTCTTAGCTGTAATCTATAG